A window from Bacteroidales bacterium encodes these proteins:
- a CDS encoding OmpA family protein: MKVSIRIFTLMVIIALPIFLTAQDASVDVKPALFKSHWTLQVNGGVTEYFGDLNKEDFFNKTPKLGFGGALGYQLSPVFGLRGQFVAGKLASEREDKGLKLNTDFWDAALNVTVNINEIFADYNPERVVNFYFFGGAGLTSFSSTTTDFTTGTQLQKSDSRQNEIFVPLGLGAEFRLAKRVSLNIEYGDHLTFKDATLDFYEAVKARDHYSYASAGLTFKFGGPKDQDNDGIKDKEDNCPDRAGKVELFGCPDADGDGISDDDDACPKDAGKLEFKGCPDSDNDGIPDKDDTCPTEAGTRDLKGCPDKDTDGIADKDDKCPDMAGKKELNGCPDRDGDGIADNEDKCPDIAGLKSLGGCADKDNDGIADQLDKCPEVAGVAANNGCPEESGVLVNEVVYFNTDQYIVLAQYNQLLNKVAETLKDNPGIRISVEGHTDSRESKNYNLKLSENRADYVIEFFTKRGIDASRIVKGFFGETQPVADNATAEGMKLNRRVEIKSIK; this comes from the coding sequence CTTTATTTAAAAGCCATTGGACACTCCAGGTGAATGGTGGAGTTACTGAATACTTTGGAGATTTAAATAAAGAAGATTTTTTCAACAAAACTCCAAAACTTGGATTTGGTGGTGCCTTGGGATACCAGCTTTCTCCGGTTTTTGGATTGAGAGGACAATTTGTAGCCGGAAAACTAGCCAGTGAAAGGGAAGATAAAGGATTGAAACTGAATACAGATTTCTGGGACGCTGCTTTGAATGTCACGGTGAACATCAATGAAATATTTGCTGATTATAATCCGGAAAGAGTGGTTAATTTTTATTTCTTTGGCGGAGCCGGTTTAACTTCATTCAGTTCAACAACCACTGATTTTACAACGGGTACACAGTTGCAGAAAAGTGATTCCAGGCAGAATGAGATTTTTGTTCCACTAGGCTTGGGCGCTGAATTCAGGCTTGCCAAAAGGGTGTCATTAAATATTGAGTATGGTGATCATCTTACCTTTAAAGATGCAACACTTGACTTCTACGAAGCCGTTAAAGCAAGAGATCATTACAGTTATGCATCGGCAGGGCTCACTTTCAAATTTGGTGGACCAAAAGATCAGGATAATGATGGTATTAAGGATAAAGAAGATAACTGTCCGGACAGGGCTGGGAAAGTTGAACTTTTCGGCTGCCCTGATGCTGATGGTGACGGGATTTCCGATGATGACGATGCTTGTCCGAAAGATGCCGGAAAACTTGAATTCAAGGGTTGCCCAGATTCTGATAATGATGGTATTCCTGACAAGGATGATACTTGCCCAACTGAAGCCGGTACCAGGGATTTAAAAGGCTGCCCTGATAAAGATACTGACGGTATTGCAGATAAGGATGATAAATGTCCGGATATGGCTGGCAAGAAAGAACTAAATGGTTGCCCTGACCGTGATGGAGACGGAATTGCTGACAATGAAGATAAATGTCCTGATATTGCCGGTTTAAAATCGCTTGGAGGATGTGCTGATAAAGATAATGATGGCATAGCCGATCAATTGGATAAATGTCCGGAAGTGGCTGGTGTTGCAGCTAATAATGGATGCCCCGAAGAGTCAGGGGTATTGGTAAATGAGGTCGTCTATTTCAATACTGATCAATATATAGTTTTGGCTCAGTATAATCAGTTACTCAATAAAGTTGCTGAAACGCTCAAAGATAATCCGGGAATCAGGATTTCTGTTGAAGGCCACACTGATAGCAGGGAAAGCAAGAATTATAATTTAAAACTATCAGAAAACAGGGCTGATTATGTCATTGAATTCTTCACAAAAAGAGGAATTGATGCTTCCAGGATTGTTAAGGGGTTCTTTGGTGAAACACAACCTGTTGCCGATAATGCTACCGCGGAAGGGATGAAACTCAACAGAAGGGTTGAGATCAAATCCATCAAATAA
- a CDS encoding choice-of-anchor J domain-containing protein produces MKKKLTLTVLTCLFLFSGTVLFAQGLETFANYPENTNAYHDGTFLGLDGSTWSYFQSRGDSMITAPTPTLGKNRTPTAEVRSGALVNGVGTLSFDYRQVFSTDVALNVLVNDILITTVTTVGQQGITLNSGAIAVNVSGSVTLKFIQASTAAGQVAIDNITWTAFGGGTPDPEPTNYPSAFAASGDGLKIKATWTDATGAQLPASYLVRISTSDNITAPVDGTYVGDDLDISDGSGSKSVAQGNQQYIFDGLEASKNYFLKIYPFSNSGSIVDYKTDGTAPSASARTQAILLKTDFQDGLLAPWTEFSVTGDEKWITDTISGNIFMRMSGYVGGTSFLNQDWLISPSLTLAAGSSPKLEFKTAMKFGTVADKFYLMVSTDYSTGDPSASTWTDLSGQATFSTGNYTWVSSGSINLTAYEGANTHIAFKYDCGTDNVPTWEVDDVYVTYNSGVGFNETPEANQVGIYPNPCTTGFQARIEGNDSYLLRIFSTSGAILLEKKIEKTDSFVSTRQLSNGVYVVEMTNLTSLGKTTQKLIVK; encoded by the coding sequence ATGAAGAAAAAACTTACTCTAACCGTACTAACCTGCCTCTTTCTTTTTTCAGGCACAGTACTATTTGCTCAAGGATTGGAGACTTTTGCCAATTACCCTGAAAACACAAATGCTTATCATGATGGCACATTTCTCGGACTCGATGGTTCTACATGGAGTTACTTCCAAAGCCGTGGTGACTCAATGATTACAGCACCAACTCCCACGCTTGGGAAAAACAGAACACCGACCGCAGAAGTTCGTTCTGGAGCACTTGTGAATGGTGTTGGAACCTTAAGTTTTGATTACCGCCAGGTTTTTTCAACAGATGTTGCGCTTAATGTGCTTGTGAATGATATTCTTATCACCACGGTAACAACGGTAGGCCAACAGGGCATTACATTGAATTCAGGAGCCATAGCCGTGAATGTATCCGGCAGTGTAACCCTGAAATTCATCCAGGCCAGCACTGCTGCCGGACAAGTGGCAATTGATAATATCACCTGGACGGCTTTTGGAGGTGGAACACCTGATCCTGAACCTACCAATTATCCTTCAGCATTTGCTGCATCCGGAGATGGCCTTAAAATAAAAGCTACCTGGACTGATGCAACCGGCGCTCAACTTCCAGCCTCCTATCTTGTCAGGATTTCAACCTCCGACAATATCACCGCTCCTGTAGATGGAACTTATGTAGGTGACGACCTTGATATCAGCGATGGTAGCGGTTCAAAATCTGTTGCCCAGGGAAACCAGCAATACATTTTCGATGGACTGGAAGCTTCAAAAAATTATTTTCTGAAGATCTACCCATTCTCCAATTCAGGTTCTATTGTTGATTATAAAACTGACGGAACTGCACCTTCAGCTAGTGCTCGCACACAGGCAATTCTGCTCAAAACAGATTTTCAGGATGGATTATTAGCCCCATGGACTGAATTTAGTGTTACCGGTGATGAAAAATGGATTACTGATACCATTTCAGGAAATATTTTCATGCGTATGTCAGGATATGTTGGAGGAACCTCCTTCCTGAACCAGGACTGGTTAATCTCACCTTCATTAACCCTTGCTGCCGGCAGTTCCCCAAAACTTGAATTCAAGACAGCGATGAAATTCGGAACAGTAGCTGATAAATTTTATCTGATGGTTTCCACCGATTATTCAACTGGTGATCCCTCAGCTTCTACCTGGACTGATCTCTCCGGACAGGCTACTTTCTCAACAGGTAACTACACATGGGTGTCATCGGGATCAATAAATCTGACAGCCTATGAAGGCGCTAATACCCATATCGCTTTCAAATATGATTGTGGAACTGATAATGTGCCTACATGGGAAGTTGATGATGTATATGTAACTTATAATTCCGGTGTTGGATTTAATGAAACCCCGGAAGCCAATCAGGTTGGAATTTATCCTAACCCTTGTACTACAGGCTTCCAGGCCCGGATAGAAGGAAATGACAGTTATCTTCTCAGGATTTTCAGTACTTCAGGTGCCATATTGCTTGAAAAGAAAATTGAAAAAACTGATTCGTTTGTATCCACCCGACAGTTATCTAATGGTGTATATGTAGTAGAAATGACAAATCTTACTTCTCTGGGTAAAACCACTCAGAAACTGATTGTGAAATAA